In Rathayibacter sp. VKM Ac-2762, one DNA window encodes the following:
- the pknB gene encoding Stk1 family PASTA domain-containing Ser/Thr kinase: MTDEGRLIAGRYQVGPRLGRGGMSEVYLGTDTRLGRTVAIKELKLSLSSDSAFRLRFRQEAQSASRMSHPTIVRVFDAGEEVSLDDNGAESRRPFIVMEHIEGRLLKDLIAEGPLDVDEAVRITEGILTALEYSHRAGVVHRDIKPGNIMLTPSGQVKVMDFGIARAVSDSAATVAQTTAILGTAAYFSPEQAKGEQVDARSDLYSAGIVLFELLTGRAPFRGDTPVAVAYQHVSETPPAPSSINPAVTPALDAVVARALSKDRYERFQGAAEFRDDLRDAAAGRLPDHRPIDELTTSLFAARSQGGVNDSELALRQLAEDNSIVRTQRRPPVLWIWSSIVVLAVIVAALVIWVLTLQPASTLPSQSREVPTLTETTYDSAQSTLTELDLVPSQVAEYSSTVPEGEVIRTDPGSGTIVAPETVIRIVVSQGPQPVAVPDTVGQSLAEAIDALTAVGFVEGSQTRENSPTVPGDVVLSASPGAGQQVAPGTPVDLTVSSGQVTLPDLVGTSLSSALATLASEKLQLVGVEVPDETCDATRANPPITTQSLAPGDVPQGSTVQLGYCAG; this comes from the coding sequence GTGACGGATGAGGGTCGCCTGATCGCGGGACGGTACCAGGTCGGGCCCCGGCTCGGCCGCGGCGGGATGTCCGAGGTGTACCTCGGCACCGACACCCGGCTCGGCCGCACCGTCGCCATCAAGGAGCTGAAGCTCTCCCTCTCCTCCGACTCCGCCTTCCGCCTGCGGTTCCGGCAGGAGGCGCAGTCCGCGTCGCGCATGTCGCACCCCACGATCGTCCGGGTCTTCGACGCGGGCGAGGAGGTCTCGCTCGACGACAACGGCGCCGAATCGCGCCGGCCCTTCATCGTCATGGAGCACATCGAGGGCCGCCTCCTCAAGGACCTGATCGCCGAGGGCCCCCTCGACGTGGACGAGGCCGTCCGCATCACGGAGGGCATCCTCACCGCCCTCGAGTACTCGCACCGCGCAGGTGTCGTCCACCGCGACATCAAGCCCGGCAACATCATGCTGACCCCGTCGGGCCAGGTGAAGGTGATGGACTTCGGGATCGCCCGCGCCGTCTCCGACTCCGCCGCCACGGTCGCTCAGACCACGGCGATCCTCGGCACCGCGGCCTACTTCTCCCCCGAGCAGGCGAAGGGCGAGCAGGTCGACGCCCGCAGCGACCTCTACTCCGCCGGCATCGTGCTCTTCGAGCTCCTCACCGGCCGTGCGCCCTTCCGCGGCGACACCCCGGTGGCCGTCGCCTACCAGCACGTCAGCGAGACGCCGCCGGCGCCGAGCTCCATCAACCCGGCCGTCACCCCAGCACTCGACGCGGTCGTCGCCCGAGCACTCTCGAAGGACCGCTACGAGCGCTTCCAGGGAGCTGCGGAGTTCCGTGACGACCTGCGCGACGCCGCCGCCGGACGCCTCCCCGACCACCGCCCGATCGACGAGCTGACCACCTCGCTCTTCGCGGCCCGCAGCCAGGGCGGAGTCAACGACTCCGAGCTCGCCCTCCGCCAGCTGGCCGAGGACAACTCGATCGTCCGCACCCAGCGCCGCCCGCCGGTCCTCTGGATCTGGTCCTCGATCGTCGTGCTGGCCGTGATCGTCGCCGCACTCGTGATCTGGGTGCTGACGCTCCAGCCCGCGTCGACGCTGCCGTCGCAGTCGCGCGAGGTCCCCACCCTCACCGAGACCACCTACGACAGCGCGCAGTCGACCCTGACCGAGCTCGATCTCGTGCCGAGCCAGGTCGCGGAGTACAGCTCGACCGTCCCCGAGGGCGAGGTGATCCGCACGGATCCGGGCTCGGGCACGATCGTCGCACCCGAGACGGTCATCCGCATCGTCGTGTCCCAGGGCCCGCAGCCCGTCGCCGTGCCGGACACCGTCGGGCAGAGCCTCGCCGAGGCCATCGACGCGCTCACCGCCGTCGGCTTCGTCGAGGGCTCCCAGACCCGCGAGAACTCGCCGACCGTCCCGGGCGACGTCGTGCTCTCCGCCTCCCCCGGAGCGGGACAGCAGGTCGCCCCGGGCACGCCGGTCGACCTCACCGTCTCCTCAGGCCAGGTCACGCTCCCCGACCTCGTCGGGACGTCCCTCAGCAGCGCACTGGCCACCCTCGCCTCCGAGAAGCTGCAACTCGTGGGGGTCGAGGTCCCGGACGAGACCTGCGACGCGACCCGGGCGAACCCGCCCATCACGACCCAGTCCCTGGCTCCGGGCGACGTCCCGCAGGGATCGACCGTCCAGCTCGGATACTGCGCGGGCTGA
- a CDS encoding helix-turn-helix domain-containing protein, translating into MVASISWAFSGIRELENLGPRIVVKPGTVPSITGSGFGTADLSVVLMTVSPLRVLRGTWPADDTSFLTFSFLIDGFVRMVAPDRTVLLRPGSISYQQGTTTFTTESTTPATILHLSLRADEMRRYGFDTSAPVYALDPDARSTRAAYAFTTAFALAAESGTGLPGEGEVTGFAHVVKQLLTSAFLAAASSQPGTTSVRAATLGRARTVIDRTHRTPRCTPEAVADAVNVSTRSLQRLFEDAGTTVASEIERSRVASAVELLRRRPREVPLEAIAAASGFSSADHLRRALKRREGLTPSDIRGRIARPADGSAAGEVVRLQPPLADARRA; encoded by the coding sequence ATGGTCGCATCGATCTCCTGGGCTTTCTCGGGAATCCGAGAACTCGAGAATCTCGGTCCGCGCATCGTCGTCAAACCCGGCACCGTCCCGAGCATCACCGGTTCGGGATTCGGCACCGCCGATCTGAGCGTCGTGCTGATGACGGTCTCGCCGTTGCGCGTCCTCCGCGGGACGTGGCCGGCCGACGACACCTCCTTCCTCACCTTCAGCTTCCTCATCGACGGCTTCGTGCGCATGGTCGCACCGGACCGCACGGTGCTGCTGCGTCCGGGCTCGATCTCGTACCAGCAGGGGACGACGACGTTCACGACCGAGTCGACGACTCCGGCCACGATCCTCCATCTCTCACTGCGCGCCGACGAGATGCGCCGCTACGGCTTCGACACGTCCGCCCCGGTCTACGCGCTCGACCCCGACGCCCGGTCCACCCGCGCCGCGTACGCCTTCACGACCGCCTTCGCCCTCGCTGCGGAGTCCGGGACGGGGCTGCCCGGCGAGGGCGAGGTCACCGGCTTCGCCCACGTGGTCAAGCAGCTCCTCACCAGCGCGTTCCTCGCTGCGGCGAGCTCGCAGCCCGGCACCACGAGCGTCCGGGCCGCCACGCTCGGACGCGCGCGCACGGTCATCGACCGGACGCACCGCACGCCGCGCTGCACCCCGGAGGCGGTGGCCGACGCGGTCAACGTGTCCACGCGCTCCCTCCAGCGGCTCTTCGAGGACGCGGGCACCACGGTCGCGAGCGAGATCGAGCGCTCCCGGGTCGCCAGCGCCGTGGAGCTCCTGCGCCGCCGCCCGCGGGAGGTCCCGCTCGAGGCGATCGCCGCCGCGTCCGGATTCTCCTCGGCGGACCACCTCCGCCGTGCGCTCAAGCGCCGCGAGGGGCTCACCCCGAGCGACATCCGCGGCAGGATCGCACGCCCCGCCGACGGATCGGCAGCCGGCGAGGTCGTGCGGCTCCAGCCCCCGCTCGCCGACGCACGCCGGGCGTAG
- a CDS encoding aminodeoxychorismate/anthranilate synthase component II, whose product MTGGAAPRILVVDHHDSFVFTLVSYLRELGAEVDVVEFDDLGTTALLALAEEADGVLVSPGPGRPEDVPASTALVQRAEATGRPLLGVCLGHQVLAHALGARVTEAPELLHGRTSAVLHDGDPLFDGLPSGFAAMRYHSLAVDRESLPEELRVTARTPEGVIMAVRHRSAPLVGVQFHPESVLTEGGRRLLENWLREVRPGGASVSADDTPGLSIPAR is encoded by the coding sequence GTGACCGGCGGCGCGGCCCCGCGGATCCTGGTCGTCGACCACCACGACAGCTTCGTCTTCACGCTCGTCTCGTATCTCCGCGAGCTCGGTGCCGAGGTCGACGTGGTCGAGTTCGACGACCTCGGGACGACGGCGCTCCTGGCTCTCGCGGAGGAGGCGGACGGAGTCCTGGTCTCACCCGGACCGGGCCGCCCCGAGGACGTCCCCGCGTCGACGGCGCTCGTGCAGCGGGCGGAGGCGACCGGGCGGCCGCTGCTCGGAGTCTGCCTCGGCCACCAGGTGCTCGCCCACGCTCTCGGCGCCCGCGTCACGGAGGCGCCGGAGCTGCTGCACGGCCGGACGTCCGCGGTCCTCCACGACGGAGATCCGCTCTTCGACGGCCTGCCCTCCGGCTTCGCCGCGATGCGGTACCACTCGCTCGCGGTCGACCGCGAGAGCCTTCCCGAGGAGCTGCGGGTGACGGCGCGGACACCGGAGGGAGTGATCATGGCCGTCCGGCACCGGAGTGCTCCGCTCGTGGGCGTGCAGTTCCATCCGGAGTCGGTCCTCACCGAGGGCGGGCGACGCCTTCTCGAGAACTGGCTGCGCGAGGTGAGGCCGGGCGGAGCCTCCGTATCGGCCGACGACACGCCCGGACTCTCGATCCCGGCTCGATGA
- a CDS encoding class E sortase, translated as MTAQNPDGAALRPRAKRRRARPVRRLSFFGVVGELLMTAGVLVLLFLAWQLWWNDAVIAGRQTTQAAELRETWGDSSPAPQPTEAAPAEPVVASVAALDTSFGNLYIPRYGEGWVRTIAEGIDAENVLDEGSIGHYPGTQMPGQAGNFALAAHRSAYGGGMHLIDELQLGDPIYIETADGWYTYRFRNLEYVQPSDVQVIDPVPWTPDAAPTDRLITLTSCNPLYSTAERIIAYGVFDSFQPRSAGAPAEIAASLAQEG; from the coding sequence ATGACCGCCCAGAACCCCGACGGGGCGGCTCTGCGGCCGCGAGCGAAGCGACGGAGGGCCCGCCCGGTCCGACGACTCTCGTTCTTCGGAGTCGTCGGCGAGCTCCTGATGACCGCCGGCGTCCTGGTCCTGCTCTTCCTGGCCTGGCAGCTCTGGTGGAACGACGCGGTGATCGCGGGCCGGCAGACGACGCAGGCCGCGGAGCTCCGCGAGACCTGGGGCGACTCCTCTCCGGCACCGCAGCCGACCGAGGCCGCCCCGGCGGAGCCGGTCGTCGCGTCGGTCGCCGCCCTCGACACCTCCTTCGGCAACCTCTACATCCCGCGCTACGGCGAGGGGTGGGTGCGCACGATCGCCGAGGGCATCGACGCCGAGAACGTGCTCGACGAGGGGAGCATCGGCCACTACCCCGGGACGCAGATGCCTGGCCAGGCCGGCAACTTCGCGCTCGCCGCGCACCGCAGCGCGTACGGCGGAGGCATGCACCTGATCGACGAGCTCCAGCTCGGCGACCCGATCTACATCGAGACGGCGGACGGCTGGTACACCTACCGCTTCCGCAATCTCGAGTACGTCCAGCCCTCCGACGTCCAGGTGATCGACCCGGTTCCGTGGACTCCGGACGCGGCTCCGACCGATCGCCTGATCACGCTGACGAGCTGCAACCCGCTCTACTCGACGGCCGAGCGGATCATCGCGTACGGCGTCTTCGACTCGTTCCAGCCGCGGTCCGCGGGCGCCCCCGCCGAGATCGCCGCCTCGCTGGCTCAGGAGGGCTGA
- a CDS encoding cell division protein CrgA: protein MARATKSPKPERDEARTGENAPNPVWFKPVMFGFMLLGLAWIIVFYVSQGTLPIPDLGNLNILIGFGIAFIGFLMTTRWR from the coding sequence ATGGCACGAGCGACGAAGAGCCCGAAGCCCGAGCGCGACGAGGCCCGGACCGGCGAGAACGCACCGAATCCGGTCTGGTTCAAGCCGGTGATGTTCGGCTTCATGCTGCTCGGACTCGCCTGGATCATCGTCTTCTACGTGAGCCAGGGCACCCTGCCGATCCCCGATCTCGGCAACCTCAACATCCTGATCGGCTTCGGCATCGCGTTCATCGGCTTCCTGATGACGACGCGCTGGCGCTGA
- a CDS encoding putative protein N(5)-glutamine methyltransferase, which produces MERLRAAGCVFAEEEAGLLEEAADSSSDLELLLRRRETGEPLEQILGWVAFRGLRVPVAPGVFVPRVRTEWLVDCALEVLPDGAVVLDLCCGSGALARSIAEERPDVRLLAADLSPAAVACARRTLAGRADVHEGDLFDALPRSERGRIDVVVVNAPYVPTAAIALMPPEARVHEPMLTLDGGSDGLALHRRIAQEAGAWLAPHGVVVIEVGADQAAASASAFQAAGFATSLHRDDDREATALVAVRRRTTPL; this is translated from the coding sequence GTGGAGCGACTGCGCGCCGCCGGCTGCGTCTTCGCCGAGGAGGAGGCGGGCCTGCTCGAGGAGGCCGCCGACTCCTCGTCCGACCTCGAGCTGCTGCTCCGACGCCGCGAGACGGGCGAACCCCTCGAGCAGATCCTCGGCTGGGTCGCCTTCCGCGGCCTGCGCGTCCCCGTCGCACCCGGCGTCTTCGTGCCCCGCGTGCGCACCGAGTGGCTGGTCGACTGCGCCCTGGAGGTCCTCCCGGACGGCGCCGTGGTGCTCGACCTCTGCTGCGGATCCGGCGCCCTCGCACGGTCGATCGCGGAGGAGCGGCCGGACGTCCGCCTGCTCGCGGCCGACCTCTCTCCCGCCGCCGTCGCCTGCGCGCGCCGCACGCTCGCAGGCCGCGCCGACGTCCACGAGGGCGACCTCTTCGACGCGCTCCCCCGGAGTGAGCGCGGGCGGATCGACGTCGTGGTCGTCAACGCTCCCTACGTCCCCACCGCGGCGATCGCGCTCATGCCGCCGGAGGCCCGGGTGCACGAGCCGATGCTCACGCTCGACGGCGGGTCGGATGGGCTCGCCCTCCACCGCCGCATCGCTCAGGAGGCGGGAGCGTGGCTCGCACCCCACGGCGTCGTCGTGATCGAGGTCGGCGCGGATCAGGCCGCGGCGAGTGCCTCCGCGTTCCAGGCGGCCGGGTTCGCCACCTCGCTGCACCGCG